From the genome of Candidatus Methylopumilus rimovensis, one region includes:
- the atpB gene encoding F0F1 ATP synthase subunit A: MATEGTLTPSEYITHHLTFNTKAIGEGAFWSLNIDSLVMGVLLGIISMALIWMVARKATAGVPSKGQAFVELMFGFIDDQVKNIFHGDRHAFIAPAALTVFIWVLVMNSMDFLPIDVMAHFIYAPLGIHEWRSVPTSDINTTFALAIAVWILMIYFGIKVKGFGGWIHELFTAPFGSKIWVWPANFLFNIIEYISKPLSHSLRLFGNMYAGEVIFLLLGLLASTSVTGVFFGALLGAGWSIFHILIVGLQAFVFMMLTVVYLSMAHEGH, from the coding sequence ATGGCAACTGAAGGCACATTAACACCAAGCGAATATATCACCCACCATTTAACCTTTAATACAAAGGCAATTGGTGAAGGTGCATTTTGGAGCTTAAATATTGACTCACTCGTCATGGGTGTGTTGCTGGGTATTATTTCAATGGCATTAATTTGGATGGTGGCTCGTAAAGCTACAGCCGGCGTTCCTTCAAAAGGCCAAGCGTTTGTAGAACTCATGTTTGGTTTCATTGATGATCAAGTTAAAAATATATTTCATGGCGATCGTCATGCTTTCATTGCACCTGCCGCGCTTACCGTTTTCATTTGGGTGCTTGTCATGAACTCAATGGACTTTTTACCGATTGATGTGATGGCACATTTTATTTACGCACCTTTAGGCATTCATGAATGGCGAAGCGTTCCAACTTCAGATATCAATACCACATTTGCACTTGCGATTGCAGTGTGGATTCTTATGATTTATTTTGGTATTAAAGTAAAAGGTTTTGGCGGTTGGATTCATGAATTATTCACAGCGCCCTTCGGCAGCAAAATTTGGGTGTGGCCTGCAAACTTTCTATTTAATATTATCGAATATATTTCTAAACCTTTATCTCACTCACTCCGACTTTTCGGAAACATGTACGCAGGCGAAGTGATTTTCTTGCTACTTGGTTTACTCGCATCAACGAGTGTGACAGGCGTATTTTTTGGAGCATTATTGGGCGCAGGTTGGTCCATATTCCATATTCTAATTGTGGGGCTACAAGCATTTG
- a CDS encoding ATP synthase subunit I, whose translation MSDIDEITERMKRFPQIIQKMLSLQVKAAGILTVLVAVVFGKHAGISALIGSVSVIFGVLLASKIAHKTALSKEPAAIIINVLKAEAVKIFVVLVSLWLAFKFYTALVPFALIAGLVLSAIISGASITKLNED comes from the coding sequence ATGTCCGATATTGATGAAATCACTGAAAGAATGAAGCGATTCCCTCAAATCATTCAAAAAATGTTGAGTTTGCAGGTTAAAGCCGCTGGCATATTAACGGTTTTAGTTGCAGTAGTCTTTGGAAAGCATGCAGGTATTTCTGCGTTGATCGGTAGTGTCTCCGTAATATTCGGTGTACTTCTCGCCTCAAAAATTGCTCACAAAACGGCTTTGAGTAAAGAGCCCGCAGCTATCATTATTAATGTATTAAAAGCTGAAGCTGTAAAAATTTTTGTAGTACTTGTATCGCTTTGGTTGGCGTTTAAGTTTTATACAGCGCTTGTACCATTTGCACTGATTGCAGGGCTTGTATTGTCAGCCATTATTTCAGGCGCATCGATTACAAAATTAAATGAAGACTAA